Proteins found in one Mustela lutreola isolate mMusLut2 chromosome 10, mMusLut2.pri, whole genome shotgun sequence genomic segment:
- the INSL5 gene encoding LOW QUALITY PROTEIN: insulin-like peptide INSL5 (The sequence of the model RefSeq protein was modified relative to this genomic sequence to represent the inferred CDS: inserted 1 base in 1 codon; substituted 2 bases at 2 genomic stop codons), translated as MTVCGLRDEGLPLTLIIFPVLFAISEVKSEVSMKLXGLEFIKANVCICASSRWRRHLEGIPRAQEKDLSEEMTSSPLMSLFQREAQHNPPPPPAKVDSSGEEIFWXGQLPTEGPXGSKQHWVMSRQDLGSVGCLACCSMPDLLALC; from the exons ATGACG GTCTGCGGGCTGAGGGATGAAGGGCTCCCTTTGACTTTAATTATATTCCCTGTCCTATTTGCCATCTCAGAAGTGAAGAGTGAGGTATCTATGAAGCTCTGAGGGCTAGAGTTCATAAAAGCCAATGTCTGCATCTGTGCTAGTTCCAGGTGGAGAAGGCACCTGGAAGGGAT ACCAAGAGCTCAAGAAAAGGAT CTGAGTGAGGAAATGACCTCCAGCCCCCTAATGAGCCTGTTTCAGAGGGAAGCACAGCacaacccccctccacccccagcaaaGGTGGATTCCTCAGGGGAGGAAATTTTCT ATGGACAGCTGCCCACTGAAGGACCTTAGGGCTCAAAGCAGCATTGGGTGATGTCGAGACAAGACTTGGGAAGTGTGGGCTGCCTGGCCTGCTGTTCCATGCCCGATTTGCTGGCTCTTTGTTAA